From a region of the Theobroma cacao cultivar B97-61/B2 chromosome 8, Criollo_cocoa_genome_V2, whole genome shotgun sequence genome:
- the LOC18592283 gene encoding uncharacterized protein At1g04910, translated as MAAHIGTSMKPKSNSNNNNNNSGSNGYSSESSSGTNSNSPSPPASPPKPRLTPSLSQCRRRLRSKTHSFVRRENLGSGLNFRRNLRYLLVLPLLYISGLFMCVGPFSGLLGYASVPGSVYRSHENFRRLWDDIRFDNASALELSSVWKYKRRLKVQKPCPNLMARNHFSLYRTSMIESPGSSGYLIVDANGGLNQQRSAICNAVAVAGLLNAILVIPQFELNSVWNDPSQFGDIYDEDHFIDNLKGYVNVVRELPEALMDKYDHNMSNIPNLRVQAWAPVNYYLEVVHPILKDQGVIRIAPFANRLAMHVPPHIQLLRCVANYKALKFSLPISTLAEKLVNRMIEKSSRSGGKYVSVHLRFEQDMVAFSCCVYDGGQAEKFEMDSFREKGWKGKFKRRGLVILPALNRVEGKCPLTPVEVGLMLRGMGFDNNTSIYLASGKIYQAEKHLAPLLKMFPLLYTKESLAAPDELAPFEGYSSRLAALDYTVSLFSEVFVTTQGGNFPHFLMGHRRFLFYGHAKTIKPDKRKLVVLLQDMGISWKAFKDEMRVMLAENDRKGMMVPRVKKFNRKTSIYTYPLPECACLQHSHNSTL; from the exons ATGGCAGCTCACATTGGCACTTCCATGAAACCCAAGAGCaacagcaacaacaacaacaacaacagtGGAAGCAATGGCTACAGCAGCGAGAGCAGTAGCGGGACCAACAGCAACTCTCCGAGCCCACCTGCTTCGCCCCCGAAGCCGCGTCTCACTCCGTCTCTATCCCAGTGCCGCCGGAGGCTGCGTTCCAAGACCCATTCTTTCGTCCGCCGTGAAAATCTTGGTTCAGGCCTGAACTTCCGGCGGAATCTCCGGTACTTGTTGGTGCTGCCGCTTTTGTACATTTCGGGCTTGTTCATGTGTGTCGGTCCATTTTCTGGGCTTTTGGGCTATGCTTCTGTTCCTGGATCAGTGTACCGTAGCCATGAGAATTTTCGAAGGCTTTGGGATGATATTCGCTTTGATAATGCTTCAGCTCTTGAG TTGTCCTCTGTGTGGAAATACAAAAGAAGGCTGAAAGTACAGAAACCTTGTCCAAATTTGATGGCTAGAAATCATTTCTCCTTGTACAGAACTAGCATGATCG AGTCTCCTGGCTCTAGCGGTTATTTGATCGTTGATGCTAATGGTGGTCTTAACCAACAACGTTCTGCG ATATGCAATGCAGTGGCTGTAGCTGGACTTTTAAATGCAATACTAGTTATTCCTCAGTTTGAACTCAACAGTGTTTGGAATGATCCTAG TCAGTTTGGGGATATATACGATGAGGATCACTTCATAGACAACCTTAAAGGTTATGTAAATGTGGTTAGGGAGTTGCCTGAGGCATTGATGGACAAATATGATCACAACATGTCCAATATTCCAAATCTTCGAGTCCAAGCTTGGGCTCCTGTAAATTATTACTTGGAAGTTGTTCATCCCATTTTGAAGGATCAAGG AGTTATCCGCATTGCGCCCTTTGCTAATAGATTGGCAATGCATGTCCCACCTCATATTCAGTTGCTAAGATGTGTAGCCAATTATAAAGCGTTGAAATTCTCTCTACCTATATCAACACTTGCTGAGAAACTAGTCAATAGGATGATTGAGAAGAGCTCAAGGAGTGGGGGAAAATATGTTTCTGTCCACCTCAGGTTTGAGCAG GATATGGTGGCCTTTTCATGCTGTGTTTATGATGGAGGACAGGCTGAAAAATTCGAAATGGATTCTTTTAGAGAAAAAGGGTGGAAGGGAAAGTTTAAACGAAGAGGTCTTGTCATCTTACCTGCTCTCAATCGAGTTGAAGGAAAATGTCCTCTAACCCCTGTGGAG GTTGGACTGATGCTACGTGGTATGGGATTTGACAACAACACTTCAATTTACTTAGCCTCAGGGAAAATTTACCAGGCAGAAAAACATCTAGCTCCTTTGCTAAAGATGTTTCCCCTTCTTTACACCAAGGAGTCTCTCGCTGCACCTGATGAGCTTGCTCCTTTTGAG GGGTATTCCTCAAGGCTGGCAGCTTTAGACTACACAGTAAGCTTGTTTAGTGAGGTGTTTGTGACAACCCAGGGTGGAAATTTTCCACATTTTTTGATGGGCCACCGgagatttcttttttatggACATGCAAAGACTATCAAGCCTGATAAACGCAAGCTTGTGGTTTTGCTGCAAGACATGGGTATCAG TTGGAAAGCTTTTAAGGATGAGATGAGAGTAATGCTTGCAGAAAATGATCGCAAGGGGATGATGGTGCCTAGAgtcaaaaaattcaacagaAAGACCTCCATATACACATATCCTTTGCCAGAATGTGCGTGTCTCCAGCATTCACATAATTCCACACTCTAA